Proteins co-encoded in one Siniperca chuatsi isolate FFG_IHB_CAS linkage group LG11, ASM2008510v1, whole genome shotgun sequence genomic window:
- the tmem87b gene encoding transmembrane protein 87A isoform X2: protein MAAAVRMRTWSCPTSGVFYPWAVLFVILLSTIHVVVAAPETGLWKITVVNTSRPLLLRKSMYKDTDIELKVVSFGCPEEVTFTVHWYLKYYPCHNEFNNIEEMYERTPLSRGESLDPNPLGQGEYIEHKHSPITCNSGLRSFPMLKKAKAYPHPVSPPVEGEVPDENYTKLITEEYDSSSTVKNSSVNIKDNVIATTWKDGPYLLVVKIVSSKQDANWNLTVYVVMKGSHGYISITEWPLMIFYMVMCIVYILYALLWFIWAACYWKDLLRIQFWIAGVIFLGMVEKAVFCAEYENTNAVGSASPGLLIFAELVSALKRTLARLLVIIVSLGYGIVKPRLGIVMHRVVGLGILYFAFASIEGVLRITGGRDNGPVLITEIVLAVFDSCAIWFIFVSLAQTIKTLKLRRNPVKLSLYRHFTNTLIFAVIASIIFMGWIAKKFRLADCQSDWIELWVEDAFWRFLFSAILFVIMFLWRPSANNQRYAFTPLIDDSDDEEIEFIASTNFADGIKLRASKSETNGTVKPAETNPDEDLKWVEDNIPSSLTDVALPVLLDSDEEIMTTRYEMSKLE, encoded by the exons ATGGCTGCTGCAGTCAGGATGAGGACGTGGAGCTGTCCGACCAGTGGAGTTTTCTATCCATGGGCAGtcctttttgtaattttgctcAGTACCATACATGTGGTTGTTGCAGCACCAGAGACAGGGCTTTGGAAAATCACAGTTGTAAAT ACCTCAAGACCACTGCTGTTAAGGAAATCCATGTACAAAGACACTGACATTGAATTGAAAG TTGTGTCTTTTGGCTGCCCTGAGGAGGTGACCTTCACTGTTCACTGGTATTTAAAATACTACCCCTGTCACAATGAATTCAACAATATTGAA GAAATGTATGAGAGAACACCTCTGAGTCGTGGGGAGAGCCTGGATCCGAATCCCCTCGGACAAGGAGAGTACAtcgaacacaaacacagtcctATAACATGTAACAGTGGACTGCGCTCCTTTCCAATGCTCAAA aaAGCCAAGGCATATCCACATCCAGTCAGTCCACCTGTTGAGGGTGAAGTGCCA GATGAAAATTACACCAAATTGATTACTGAGGAGTacgacagcagcagcaccgtGAAGAACAGCAGTGTGAATATCAAAGACAACGTCATAGCCACCACTTGGAAGGACGGGCCTTACCTGCTGGTTGTTAAGATTGTGTCCAGTAAACAGGATGCCAACTGGAATTTAACAG TTTATGTGGTGATGAAAGGCAGCCATGGCTACATTTCTATCACAGAATGGCCTCTCATGATT TTCTACATGGTGATGTGCATAGTGTACATCCTGTACGCCCTACTGTGGTTTATCTGGGCCGCATGCTACTGGAAGGATCTGCTGCGGATCCAGTTCTGGATAGCAGGGGTCATATTTCTTGGGATGGTGGAGAAGGCTGTCTTCTGTGCCGAATATGAAAACACCAACGCTGTCGGCTCTGCTT CCCCAGGCTTGTTGATCTTTGCTGAGCTGGTCTCTGCCCTGAAGAGGACTTTGGCTCGATTGCTTGTCATCATCGTCAGCCTTGGCTATGGCATTGTAAA GCCTCGACTGGGGATAGTAATGCACAGAGTTGTGGGGCTCGGCATCCTCTACTTTGCCTTTGCTAGCATTGAAGGTGTCCTGAGGATTACTGGG GGTCGAGACAATGGCCCTGTTCTCATTACAGAAATTGTTCTGGCTGTTTTTGACTCCTGCGCCATCTGGTTC ATCTTTGTCAGCCTGGCACAAACCATCAAAACTCTGAAGCTGAGGAGAAACCCTGTCAAGTTGTCTCTCTACAGGCACTTTACAAACACGCTAATATTTGCGGTCATTG CTTCCATCATTTTCATGGGTTGGATAGCAAAAAAATTTCGGCTAGCAGATTGCCAGTCT GATTGGATTGAGCTGTGGGTGGAAGATGCTTTTTGGAGGTTCTTGTTCTCCGCCATTCTATTCGTCATAATGTTTCTATGGAGACCATCTGCAAACAACCAAAG GTATGCTTTTACACCTCTCATTGACGACTCTGACGATGAGGAGATTGAGTTCATCGCCTCTACAAACTTTG CTGATGGCATAAAGTTGAGAGCATCTAAAAGTGAGACGAATGGCACAGTGAAGCCTGCAGAAACAAACCCA GATGAAGACTTGAAGTGGGTGGAGGATAACATTCCTAGCTCTCTTACTGATGT CGCTCTACCAGTCCTGCTCGACTCAGATGAG GAAATCATGACAACGAGATATGAGATGTCAAAGCTGGAGTGa
- the tmem87b gene encoding transmembrane protein 87A isoform X1, producing the protein MAAAVRMRTWSCPTSGVFYPWAVLFVILLSTIHVVVAAPETGLWKITVVNTSRPLLLRKSMYKDTDIELKVVSFGCPEEVTFTVHWYLKYYPCHNEFNNIEEMYERTPLSRGESLDPNPLGQGEYIEHKHSPITCNSGLRSFPMLKKAKAYPHPVSPPVEGEVPDENYTKLITEEYDSSSTVKNSSVNIKDNVIATTWKDGPYLLVVKIVSSKQDANWNLTVYVVMKGSHGYISITEWPLMIFYMVMCIVYILYALLWFIWAACYWKDLLRIQFWIAGVIFLGMVEKAVFCAEYENTNAVGSASPGLLIFAELVSALKRTLARLLVIIVSLGYGIVKPRLGIVMHRVVGLGILYFAFASIEGVLRITGAKDSDLALLANIPLALLDSSLCWWIFVSLAQTIKTLKLRRNPVKLSLYRHFTNTLIFAVIASIIFMGWIAKKFRLADCQSDWIELWVEDAFWRFLFSAILFVIMFLWRPSANNQRYAFTPLIDDSDDEEIEFIASTNFADGIKLRASKSETNGTVKPAETNPDEDLKWVEDNIPSSLTDVALPVLLDSDEEIMTTRYEMSKLE; encoded by the exons ATGGCTGCTGCAGTCAGGATGAGGACGTGGAGCTGTCCGACCAGTGGAGTTTTCTATCCATGGGCAGtcctttttgtaattttgctcAGTACCATACATGTGGTTGTTGCAGCACCAGAGACAGGGCTTTGGAAAATCACAGTTGTAAAT ACCTCAAGACCACTGCTGTTAAGGAAATCCATGTACAAAGACACTGACATTGAATTGAAAG TTGTGTCTTTTGGCTGCCCTGAGGAGGTGACCTTCACTGTTCACTGGTATTTAAAATACTACCCCTGTCACAATGAATTCAACAATATTGAA GAAATGTATGAGAGAACACCTCTGAGTCGTGGGGAGAGCCTGGATCCGAATCCCCTCGGACAAGGAGAGTACAtcgaacacaaacacagtcctATAACATGTAACAGTGGACTGCGCTCCTTTCCAATGCTCAAA aaAGCCAAGGCATATCCACATCCAGTCAGTCCACCTGTTGAGGGTGAAGTGCCA GATGAAAATTACACCAAATTGATTACTGAGGAGTacgacagcagcagcaccgtGAAGAACAGCAGTGTGAATATCAAAGACAACGTCATAGCCACCACTTGGAAGGACGGGCCTTACCTGCTGGTTGTTAAGATTGTGTCCAGTAAACAGGATGCCAACTGGAATTTAACAG TTTATGTGGTGATGAAAGGCAGCCATGGCTACATTTCTATCACAGAATGGCCTCTCATGATT TTCTACATGGTGATGTGCATAGTGTACATCCTGTACGCCCTACTGTGGTTTATCTGGGCCGCATGCTACTGGAAGGATCTGCTGCGGATCCAGTTCTGGATAGCAGGGGTCATATTTCTTGGGATGGTGGAGAAGGCTGTCTTCTGTGCCGAATATGAAAACACCAACGCTGTCGGCTCTGCTT CCCCAGGCTTGTTGATCTTTGCTGAGCTGGTCTCTGCCCTGAAGAGGACTTTGGCTCGATTGCTTGTCATCATCGTCAGCCTTGGCTATGGCATTGTAAA GCCTCGACTGGGGATAGTAATGCACAGAGTTGTGGGGCTCGGCATCCTCTACTTTGCCTTTGCTAGCATTGAAGGTGTCCTGAGGATTACTGGG GCGAAAGACTCTGACTTAGCCCTGCTGGCCAACATTCCCCTGGCTCTGCTTGATTCCTCTCTATGCTGGTGG ATCTTTGTCAGCCTGGCACAAACCATCAAAACTCTGAAGCTGAGGAGAAACCCTGTCAAGTTGTCTCTCTACAGGCACTTTACAAACACGCTAATATTTGCGGTCATTG CTTCCATCATTTTCATGGGTTGGATAGCAAAAAAATTTCGGCTAGCAGATTGCCAGTCT GATTGGATTGAGCTGTGGGTGGAAGATGCTTTTTGGAGGTTCTTGTTCTCCGCCATTCTATTCGTCATAATGTTTCTATGGAGACCATCTGCAAACAACCAAAG GTATGCTTTTACACCTCTCATTGACGACTCTGACGATGAGGAGATTGAGTTCATCGCCTCTACAAACTTTG CTGATGGCATAAAGTTGAGAGCATCTAAAAGTGAGACGAATGGCACAGTGAAGCCTGCAGAAACAAACCCA GATGAAGACTTGAAGTGGGTGGAGGATAACATTCCTAGCTCTCTTACTGATGT CGCTCTACCAGTCCTGCTCGACTCAGATGAG GAAATCATGACAACGAGATATGAGATGTCAAAGCTGGAGTGa
- the LOC122884557 gene encoding fibulin-7, whose amino-acid sequence MALSFRRRCLLLLCLTAIQSGHTAVQTCMDKHQVVGVLRQMEKFLKGQEMRFTEGLRIMKSKLATLQNSVSKLPQADQSVTPTTCPSLEAPAHGTKFGSKYFVGHEVHFTCSQGYHLVGSAMRVCRDNGTWTGISAICKDISECASNPCQNGGTCVEGVNQYKCTCPQNWSGSHCQHQTQTAPPEWSVMNDPAFSRRPRCAQVNRAQHCSCDAGFHMSGTSDNSICQDVNECEVYRLDQGGKLCVHECVNVPGSYHCSCPSGYKLLPDGRSCEDVDECLSQQHNCSRGTTCINTGGGFQCVNPECPRSHGNISYVRTSSFQCERNPCPMDSRSCHLAPKTVSFHYLSLPSNLQTPATLFRMATATAPGRTGPDSLRFGIVGGNSRGIFVMQRSDRQTGELILVQQLRGPQEISIDVDMSEYSDRTFQAKHVARVHVLVSPYNF is encoded by the exons ATGGCACTGTCTTTTCGACGCAGGTGTTTGCTTTTGCTGTGTTTGACAGCTATCCAGAGTGGTCATACTGCCGTTCAG ACGTGCATGGATAAGCACCAGGTGGTTGGGGTGCTTCGTCAAATGGAGAAGTTTCTAAAAGGCCAGGAGATGCGGTTTACAGAGGGCCTCAGGATCATGAAGTCGAAGCTGGCGACGCTTCAGAACTCTGTCTCCAAGTTACCTCAAGCCgaccagtcagtca cTCCCACCACCTGCCCCTCTCTGGAAGCCCCTGCTCATGGAACCAAGTTTGGCTCAAAGTATTTTGTTGGACATGAGGTCCATTTCACTTGTTCCCAGGGCTACCATCTTGTCGGTTCTGCCATGCGTGTTTGCCGGGACAACGGCACCTGGACTGGCATCAGTGCCATCTGTAAAG ATATAAGTGAGTGTGCAAGTAATCCCTGCCAAAATGGAGGTACCTGTGTGGAAGGTGTTAACCAGTACAAATGCACCTGCCCCCAGAACTGGAGTGGCTCTCACTGTCAGCACCAAACCCAGACAG CACCACCTGAGTGGAGTGTTATGAATGATCCAGCCTTCAGCCGGAGACCTCGCTGTGCCCAAGTGAACCGAGCCCAACACTGCAGCTGTGATGCAGGCTTTCACATGAGTGGCACCTCTGACAATAGTATCTGTCAGG ATGTAAATGAGTGTGAAGTGTACCGGCTGGACCAAGGAGGGAAGCTGTGTGTCCACGAGTGTGTGAATGTCCCAGGCTCGTACCACTGCTCTTGCCCCAGCGGCTACAAGTTGCTCCCAGATGGGCGGAGCTGTGAGG ATGTGGACGAATGTTTAAGCCAGCAGCACAACTGTAGCCGAGGGACAACTTGTATCAACACGGGGGGAGGCTTTCAGTGTGTCAACCCAGAGTGTCCCCGTTCTCATGGAAACATCAGCTACGTCAGGACATCTTCCTT TCAGTGTGAGAGAAACCCTTGCCCCATGGACAGCCGCTCCTGCCACCTGGCTCCTAAGACCGTGTCCTTCCACTACCTGTCTCTGCCCTCCAACCTGCAGACTCCTGCCACGCTTTTCCGTATGGCGACCGCCACCGCCCCAGGTCGCACCGGGCCAGACAGCCTGCGCTTCGGCATAGTGGGCGGAAACTCCCGAGGCATCTTTGTCATGCAGCGTTCAGATAGACAGACTGGTGAGCTGATCCTGGTCCAGCAGCTGCGCGGGCCGCAGGAGATCAGCATTGATGTGGACATGTCTGAGTACAGCGACCGCACCTTTCAGGCCAAGCATGTCGCCAGGGTCCACGTTCTCGTTTCACCTTACAACTTCTGA